From Methylobacterium radiodurans, a single genomic window includes:
- a CDS encoding MerR family transcriptional regulator yields the protein MKPIAIGDLSRQAGVKVPTIRFYEERGLLPKPERTDGNRRTYDMSDVRRLRFIRHARELGFEIEDIKALLFLAGQPDRPCNEADAIARRHLGAIDDRIARLTGLRKEMQAMVDQCAGGHVRECRIIEVLADHGECLHAEH from the coding sequence ATGAAGCCGATTGCCATAGGAGATCTGTCGCGGCAGGCGGGCGTGAAGGTCCCGACCATCCGGTTCTACGAGGAGCGTGGCCTGCTGCCGAAGCCGGAGCGCACCGATGGAAACCGGCGGACCTACGACATGTCCGACGTCCGACGGCTGCGCTTCATCCGACATGCACGCGAACTCGGCTTCGAGATCGAGGATATCAAAGCCCTGCTCTTCCTGGCCGGACAGCCGGATCGCCCCTGCAACGAAGCGGATGCCATCGCGCGCAGGCACCTCGGCGCTATCGACGACAGGATCGCGCGCCTCACCGGCCTGAGAAAGGAAATGCAGGCAATGGTCGACCAGTGTGCCGGCGGCCATGTCCGGGAGTGCCGCATCATCGAGGTTCTGGCCGACCACGGCGAATGCCTGCACGCGGAACATTGA
- a CDS encoding heavy metal translocating P-type ATPase, whose protein sequence is MSDEATLDSTGTAVTRLRVTGMDCASCAAKVETAIRRLPGIEQVEVSVATETLTVRHAADAEARAITAAVRGLGYGVENPDAAPTYDATAPDAPWWRTRKAMLASACGASLALAYALGHAAPATERWAFLAAMSVGLVPIAGRALSAARHGTPFSMETLMTVAAIGATVIGATEEAATVVLLFLVGELLEGVAAGRARASIRALKELVPDTALLEAGGTTEQVNAALVQVGDIVLVRPGDRIPVDGTVVGGEGAVDEAPVTGESVPKRKVAGDAVFAGTLNGDGVLRIRVTAAARDNTIARVVRLVEEAQEAKAPTERLINRFSKIYTPAVVGMAAAVAVLPPLLLGASWDEWVYKGLAILLIGCPCALVISTPAAIAAALAAGARQGLLIKGGAVLERLSAVTTVAFDKTGTLTAGQPMVTDVLAYGRTERDVLSLAGALESGSSHPLARAILGKAAEVGAPIPPAAGAKALGGKGLEGTVGGLDLFLGAPREAARRGALTPDQEAKVAELTEEGKTVAALVVNGALAGLLAMRDEPRPDAKDGIDRLAAEGIGMVMLTGDNARTAQAVAATLGIGAWAELLPEDKQRAVLDLKALGRVVAKVGDGINDAPALAAADVGIAMGGGTDVALDTADAAILRGRVVDVSRMIELSRRTLANIRANIAIALGMKVVFLVTTIAGVTGLWPAILADTGATVLVTANALRLLRTRYRENGPAARSEARIAPAGPSRRP, encoded by the coding sequence ATGAGCGACGAAGCGACTTTGGATTCGACCGGCACGGCTGTCACGCGCCTGCGGGTGACGGGCATGGATTGCGCATCGTGCGCCGCGAAGGTCGAGACCGCGATCCGTCGCCTGCCGGGCATCGAGCAGGTCGAGGTCTCCGTCGCAACCGAAACGCTCACGGTGAGGCATGCCGCCGATGCGGAAGCCCGGGCGATCACCGCCGCGGTGCGCGGACTGGGCTATGGCGTGGAGAACCCGGACGCGGCTCCGACGTACGATGCGACCGCGCCGGACGCGCCCTGGTGGCGGACGCGCAAGGCCATGCTGGCATCCGCCTGCGGCGCGTCGCTCGCGCTGGCCTACGCCCTGGGACACGCGGCGCCGGCGACGGAACGTTGGGCGTTCCTCGCCGCCATGTCGGTCGGCCTGGTGCCGATCGCAGGGCGGGCGTTGTCCGCAGCCCGACACGGCACGCCTTTCTCGATGGAAACGTTGATGACGGTGGCCGCCATCGGCGCCACCGTCATAGGGGCCACCGAGGAGGCGGCGACGGTCGTCCTGCTCTTTCTGGTCGGCGAACTGCTGGAAGGCGTCGCGGCCGGACGCGCCCGGGCCAGCATCCGCGCGCTCAAGGAATTGGTGCCGGACACGGCGCTGCTGGAAGCCGGCGGAACGACCGAACAGGTTAACGCCGCGCTCGTGCAGGTCGGCGACATCGTGCTCGTGCGCCCAGGCGACCGCATCCCGGTGGACGGTACCGTCGTCGGCGGCGAGGGCGCGGTGGACGAGGCGCCTGTCACCGGCGAGAGCGTGCCGAAGCGCAAGGTGGCGGGCGACGCGGTATTCGCCGGAACCCTGAACGGGGACGGCGTGCTGCGGATCCGGGTGACGGCTGCCGCGCGGGACAACACCATCGCACGGGTCGTACGACTGGTAGAGGAGGCGCAGGAAGCGAAGGCCCCGACCGAGCGCCTGATCAACCGTTTCTCGAAGATCTACACCCCGGCCGTGGTAGGGATGGCGGCCGCGGTCGCCGTGCTGCCGCCGCTGCTGCTCGGCGCATCCTGGGACGAGTGGGTCTACAAGGGCCTGGCCATCCTCCTGATCGGGTGTCCCTGCGCCTTGGTCATCTCGACGCCGGCGGCCATCGCGGCGGCTCTCGCGGCAGGGGCGCGCCAGGGACTGCTGATCAAGGGGGGCGCCGTCCTGGAGCGCCTGTCCGCCGTGACGACGGTCGCCTTCGACAAGACCGGAACCTTGACCGCAGGCCAGCCCATGGTCACCGACGTGCTCGCGTACGGCCGAACGGAGCGCGACGTGCTGTCCCTTGCGGGGGCATTGGAGAGTGGCTCCTCGCATCCGCTGGCCAGAGCCATCCTGGGGAAGGCCGCCGAAGTCGGAGCGCCCATCCCGCCCGCCGCCGGGGCAAAGGCGCTCGGCGGCAAGGGCCTAGAGGGAACGGTCGGTGGTCTGGACCTCTTCCTCGGCGCTCCGCGCGAGGCCGCCCGGCGCGGTGCGCTGACGCCCGATCAGGAAGCGAAGGTCGCCGAACTGACGGAAGAGGGCAAGACAGTTGCCGCTCTCGTCGTGAACGGCGCCTTGGCCGGCTTGCTCGCCATGCGCGACGAACCCAGGCCCGACGCGAAGGACGGCATAGACCGTCTGGCTGCGGAGGGGATCGGAATGGTCATGCTGACCGGCGACAACGCCCGCACGGCACAGGCCGTCGCCGCAACTCTCGGTATTGGAGCTTGGGCGGAGCTTCTGCCCGAGGACAAGCAGCGGGCCGTTCTCGACCTGAAGGCTCTCGGGAGGGTCGTGGCGAAGGTCGGAGACGGCATCAACGACGCGCCGGCCTTGGCCGCCGCCGACGTCGGCATCGCTATGGGCGGCGGCACCGACGTCGCGCTGGACACGGCCGATGCGGCCATACTGCGCGGACGGGTCGTCGACGTGAGCCGCATGATCGAGCTGTCGCGGCGGACCCTCGCCAACATCCG